From Juglans regia cultivar Chandler chromosome 9, Walnut 2.0, whole genome shotgun sequence:
GTCGTATTTGGGCACAAGGAATCTAATGTGTTGTTGGTGATTGTTTTATAGAAATCATGTTTTGTTCAAGAATTAATATCGTGCTTTCAGAACATAGTCTTCAAGCTAGTTTATTGATGTATCcgcatgtttttttcttcaatgtgtttaagaaaatattaggTATAACTTTTGTTCTTGCCACCCTACACGTGGTGCTTGTTTCAGTCATTATTTTGATGGGATGTGGTTTTGCAGATCAAGTTgcttttggtttggtttagcttccttatttatattttgggttTCATGATGTCTATTAGTTGATGAGATTATAATTCTAATTCGGATCGGTGGTCTTATTCTTTTGCGTTAAATGCAGCCGGGACCACGTGAGCTGCCACATCAATGCCTTATAAAACGGAACAAGAAGACATCAACGTTTTACCTCTATCTCTCCCTTACACCGTGTAAGTGTAtattgacttataaaaaaaaacaccgcCTAAGTCTATATTTGTGGAATAGCTTTCTATAAGATTTACAGAAATATGAAATCGAGTTTGTGGTCAAAGCTGCCTTCTATTCTTCCTCTGGAGGAATAGTTTCTTTTTTGACTGGAGAGTCTTGGCATTTATGTcaccaaaaccaaaatcaaatggCTACATTGCAATTTGTCTAACTAGTAGATTTTTTTTGGCTAGATGTCAAACCTATTAAATTGACTTCCAGCTTAGTAGGTACATCTGTGGGCACATTTGCATTATGCATATCCTCCCAACAATTTACTTGAATCCTGAGTCTGACCCATTCCATGTTAGTTATAGAGTTGATTTCTTCCATTCATTAGTCTTTCCTATGATGGAACCTTTTTCACTTCAAAGAAATTGCTCAATGGGATCTCAGTCAAATGGCCCTAAGGTCGTGGGTTGAAGTACtgttgaatgtttttttttaaagtaatgcGACATGCAGTCATGGAGTGCGCAAGTACcgtgtagtcgctttgaaaaagagtgaagtccactattaaaaaattattattttttcatgtgggtcctgtATTTagtcatttttttcaaagtgattgcactgTACTTGCGcattcacgactgcaactatcatttttttttttttaagcaaatgaTTTATTGGTCAAATGGTCCTACGGTCGTGGGCCAAGTAGGTGGCATTGTTGAAGTTCTATCAATGATGAGATTGTAAAGTTATGAAGATAATAGGAACATAATCAAGGATTTTCATTTTGAGAAATCCAAACTTAGACCACTTATGATTGTGATTTTTGGATTTGCCAAAGCTAAAGAGTAGATTAACCTGTTTTCTTTTAACCTTATTGTTGGACCTTCATGACTGCACCGTGGAAATACTTGAAGTTATGGCTCAATTaagtttttcttgtttcttcttttGGCAGCATTCACAGATAAGGGAAAGTTTCTCTTGGCAGCACGAAAGTATAGGAATGGTGCTCACACTGAGTATATCATTTCACTTGATGCTGATGACCTATCTCAAGGAAGTAATGCTTATGTTGGAAAGTTAAGGTAAAACATTCTTGTTTAAAACAGTTTAGATGAGGAATTTTCTGATTTTGCATGTGAGTGCGTGCACTCACACGTAATTGCTGGACTACACCTCTAGTCATCTGTTaagtctatttatttatttatttttgttttaagttctATAGAACGTGTCTTTACTTTCTCAGTGGataaattttgggattttgaaatattttactACAGGTGTGCATCTTCAAGTCAAACTTGTTCTGGTATATGGGCCATTTGGTAGATTTGTGTTATAAAGTAGAGCAAAAACAAGCTAggttatctttttattattattatataagcaAAAACAAGCTAGGTTGTCTAAGGAAATACAAAACCAACTTTATAAACAGTTCTATGCAGTCTATTttgcttttaaattttcagagaTTGAGCTGATATGCAGCTAAATTTGATTGTTGCAAACAACTTTAAAACTCAGATTAGCATTCTATCATCCTATTGGATTGTCTGGTTTGCAAAATGGTTACTTATGCGCCTTTAATTTATGCTGTCTGCCTGCCTTGGAAATTTCTGttggctgattttttttttttcccttgaaaGTGGTAATCTGTTGTCTAATTTGTATGGTAGAATGACAGAATATGGTGTGATGTCTGGATTCTGTTAAGAATTGTTTGAAGGATCTGTcaagtaaaaagaaaacaatcttTGCATTCCTGTTTAATTTGAAATGTGTTGCAGTTCGGACTTTCTTGGCACGAATTTTGCAATTTATGACAGCCAACCACCACACAGTGGCGCAAAACCCTCAATTAGCAGAGGCAGCCGTCGTTTTGCAAGCAAACAAATTAGTCCCCAAGTTCCAGCTGGGAATTTTGAGGTTGGGCAGGTCTCTTATAAGTTCAACATTTTGAAACCTAGAGGACCAAGGAGAATGGTTTGTTCGCTGAAGTGTTCATCGCAGGGAGAAACTGCTTATGACAGGTCTCTGAGTCTGGGCAAATGCAATGTGAAGAAACTTGAATCTGCTGGTTCTGGATGTACAATTTTGAGGAACAAAGCTCCAAGGTGGCACGAACATTTGCAGTGCTGGTGTTTGAATTTCCATGGCCGGGTGACAGTAGCATCGGTGAAGAATTTTCAACTGGTTGCAATAGCAGATCAGAGTCAGCCAGGAGGAAAAGGAGATGAGGAAACAGTTCTCCTTCAGTTTGGGAAGGTAGGGGACGATACCTTCACCATGGATTACAGGCAGCCCTTGTCAGCTTTCCAGGCATTTGCGATTTGCCTAACTAGCTTTGGTACGAAACTGGCGTGCGAGTAAAATATATTCTGCtgtatttatgtttatttaaacATGTGGTGCCGTGGACGTTGAATTGTCTTCTGCTTTACACCGCTATCTATAGGTTTGAGTGGCTGGGGAGTTTGTGATGTAAATGTTGCTATTTTATGATTATGACATGGCTTCCGCAGAAATTATTATTAGCAAACAAACCTAGTGTCAGCGAGCATGTTGGTTTTTCTAATCCACATTGTATATTATGCAATAATCATTCGAGTTTGGATTTACAGATTGACGGCTATTCTGGTCATCTCTCTCCCGGTTGTACTACAAAACAATTGCTATCAACCATTTTGTCGTGTATGTCTCAACGTTGTACAGATTCTTTCACGGTCGGACCCAAATCCATAATCGCAATCCAATCCATAATCTCATTCTCACCCGCATCACCACCTACGGTCCTCTTCGTCATCATCCGGTGCATTCCATCTCCGGTTTGCCTTCCACTACTTGGTATAAGGATGCAACAGCCGGACGGGATGATTATTCACCAAAAAATTAAGCATTCAGACTTCCTCTGCGCACCCACGCCCTCGCTCTCGCCAACCAACAGTTCACTCATCATCGTCCTCGGACTGTCCGACTCTGAAGGTTACTGTACCAAGATTGAGTGTTCGACGAAATTAGAGTTTTTGTGGGTGGGACCTCTTGCAGTTATTTGCTGATTTTACTCTCTGGGTGGGCATTTGATTCACAAAACAGGTA
This genomic window contains:
- the LOC109005813 gene encoding tubby-like F-box protein 7; this translates as MCLRSSFSRRFSRSFKELNEKSGRVRDSDEAVGSGRGGGAGQPDRSWAGMLPELLAEIIQRVERSDGDLRQNIVACACVCKRWRQITKEIVPSPSLTGIITFPSCLKKPGPRELPHQCLIKRNKKTSTFYLYLSLTPSFTDKGKFLLAARKYRNGAHTEYIISLDADDLSQGSNAYVGKLSSDFLGTNFAIYDSQPPHSGAKPSISRGSRRFASKQISPQVPAGNFEVGQVSYKFNILKPRGPRRMVCSLKCSSQGETAYDRSLSLGKCNVKKLESAGSGCTILRNKAPRWHEHLQCWCLNFHGRVTVASVKNFQLVAIADQSQPGGKGDEETVLLQFGKVGDDTFTMDYRQPLSAFQAFAICLTSFGTKLACE